In Desulfobacter hydrogenophilus, the genomic stretch GAAAGCTACATGCAACGTTTTATCAACTGGTATCAAACAGATGGGGCATCTCTCCATCAGGTGGAACGGGCGGCCCGTGTTTATGCTGATTTTGTGAAAATTCATCCTTTTGTGGACGGTAATGACAGAGCATCACGGCTTCTGATGAATTTGGAGCTTATGAAAAGCGGGTTCCCACCGGTTGTTCTGCCTGTGGAAAAGCGGTTGGAATATTACGAGACCCTGGATACAGCCCATACGAAAAATGATTATGAGCCATTCTTGACGCTTATTGCAAATATTGCGGAATCGGGATTCAAACCTTACTGGCATGCATTGGGGGTAACCCCATGACAGCTCCTCGATTTTGTCATTCCGGGCTGGGAGAAGATAAAACACAAACTCGAGGTAGGCATGTCATAAATTTAACGTTTCAATTGCGTCAA encodes the following:
- a CDS encoding Fic family protein — its product is MVTRSDLESVFNKKKYCGGDQLKFHTADFEAVNHREAIFFVEDLVNKNEFLSEWQIKSIHQLILKNIDDKNAGVYRKTNVIISGADYVPPDALDVESYMQRFINWYQTDGASLHQVERAARVYADFVKIHPFVDGNDRASRLLMNLELMKSGFPPVVLPVEKRLEYYETLDTAHTKNDYEPFLTLIANIAESGFKPYWHALGVTP